A segment of the Polyangiaceae bacterium genome:
CGGGCGCACGCGGGGTGCGCTGGCGTAGCCCTCGCCACGGGTTCTTGTTGGCCGCTTGGGTGCTCGATTGCCGCTAGCACTGCTTCGCTGGCTGCACGCGCTGTGTTCGGGTTGAGAGCGCCGGGCAGTGCCACAAAGCCCTGACTCAGAAATGCTTCAAGCTGCGCGCACGCTGGCGCGCCAAGGTCTACAGACATACCTATCCTCCTCGCTGGGTACAGACGCAACGGCTGACTGACCGCGCAGGCGCGCGGCGACGTCAGGCGAGGAAGACGGCGAACATCATCGACCGCAGTCTGCGCCGACACGGCGCAGCGCGCAATCTGTCCCACTTCAGTTTTTTCGGGGGGGGGAGGGGCGCCGCATGTCCGGACGGCCCCAACTCGCGCGTCGTTCGGGTAGCTTGGCAAATGGGTCAGGCTTCAACTCAAGGAACACACATGGCCAATTTCATTTTCCTCTACCGAGCGACCCCCGAAGACAACCAGCGAGAGATGGGCACCCCTGAGGCAGCCCAAGCGAACATGCAGGCGTTCGCGGCTTGGATGGCAGAGCTCGAGACCAAGGGTCACCTCGTCGATCCGGGTCAGCCCCTGGACCGCGCCGGCCGCGTCGTGAAGGGCAAGGGCCTGGTCACCGACGGACCGTTCACCGAGCTGAAGGACATCGTGCTCGGCTT
Coding sequences within it:
- a CDS encoding transcription initiation protein yields the protein MANFIFLYRATPEDNQREMGTPEAAQANMQAFAAWMAELETKGHLVDPGQPLDRAGRVVKGKGLVTDGPFTELKDIVLGFSLIRAESLEQASELAASCPMLQGETSVEVRPIAQMDF